A section of the Bombus fervidus isolate BK054 chromosome 9, iyBomFerv1, whole genome shotgun sequence genome encodes:
- the Orc2 gene encoding origin recognition complex subunit 2 isoform X3, with protein MTKKAHLCRTPINDVVLPIAKVVLEKIDVYLSNKEQPKTSKKDQKISKIPVIQRKYESGLTSSESESISESSDYHPFEDTEETTDSEDVVSSNDEKDQMKTRNQKQKFISQSHLLNTPKRVTRKNKPSIIHKDFHMQTDEYFATQSEKVVTSDRTLEHLRNSRLTKEKLEKLLANQSHVSLQHKKNIYSVTNNYSTLFPMWYFIMEQGYTVLLYGLGSKRCLINDFYKSISYHPSLVVNGFFPSLTIKDILDGIIIDLLELNCPSNTTECIDLIEKTLRKNPKDRLYLLIHNIDGMMLRSNKAQDLLSCLANIPNICVLASVDHINAPLLWDHTKHSKFKFFWWDTTTFLSYQEETSYESSLLVKQSGVLALSSLHNVFLSLTSNAKSIYLLLVKNQLSNSNNVNFTGMAFKDLYRAAREGFLVSSDLALRAQLTEFIDHKLVKIKRNIDSIEHLIIPLSSGLLKQFLEEHDT; from the exons ATGACAAAGAAGGCACATTTATGTCGTACACCTATTAATGATGTTGTATTACCCATTGCTAAAGTTGTTCTTGAAAAGATAGATGTTTATCTATCTAATAAAGAACAACCAAAAACATCAAAGAAAGAccagaaaatttcaaaaa taCCTGTTAttcaaagaaaatatgaatctGGATTAACATCAAGTGAAAGTGAGAGTATATCTGAATCTAGTGATTACCATCCATTTGAAGATACTGAAGAAACAACTGATAGTGAGGATGTAGTATCTAGTAATGATGAAAAAGATCAGATGAAAACAAGGAACCAAAAGCAAAAATTTATATCACAGTCACATTTATTGAATACACCAAAAAGAGTAACTAGAAAAAATAAACCTTCAATTATTCATAAAGATTTT CATATGCAAACTGATGAATACTTCGCAACACAATCAGAAAAGGTAGTTACATCCGATCGGACGTTAGAACATCTACGTAATTCTCgtttaacaaaagaaaaattggaaaagttGTTAGCAAATCAAAGTCATGTGTCTTTACaacataaaaagaatatttattcagTAACTAATAACTACTCTACGCTGTTTCCTATGTGGTATTTTATTATGGA GCAAGGCTATACTGTATTGCTTTATGGCTTAGGTTCAAAAAGATGTTTAAtcaatgatttttataaaagtatatcttATCATCCATCACTAGTAGTAAACGGATTCTTTCCTAGTTTAACTATAAAAGAT ATACTTGATGGTataattattgatttattGGAGTTAAATTGTCCTAGCAATACAACTGAATGTATTGATCTTATTGAAAAAACTTTAAGGAAAAACCCAAAAGACagattgtatttattaatacataatatagaTGGTATGATGCTACGTTCAAATAAAGCTCAAGATTTACTATCTTGTCTTGCAAATATACCAAATATTTGTGTTTTAGCATCAGTTGATCACATTAATGCCCCGCTAT TATGGGACCATACAAAACACTCCAAATTCAAGTTTTTTTGGTGGGACACAACAACATTTCTATCTTATCAAGAAGAAACATCTTATGAAAGTTCGCTCTTGGTTAAGCAAAGTGGTGTTCTTGCTTTATCATCTCTTCATAATGTTTTCCTTTCTCTAACTTCAAATGCTAAGTCAATCTATCTATTGCTTGTAAAGAATCAGCTAAGCAACAgtaataatgttaattttactg gAATGGCATTTAAAGATCTCTATCGAGCTGCTCGTGAAGGATTTCTTGTAAGCTCAGATTTAGCATTAAGAGCACAATTAACTGAGTTTATAGATCACAAGTTAGTTAAAATAAAGCGCAACATTGATAGCATTGAACATCTTATCATTCCATTAAGTTCTGGACTTCTAAAGCAGTTTCTAGAAGAACACGATACATGA
- the Orc2 gene encoding origin recognition complex subunit 2 isoform X1, translating to MSTENLRRSSRLKVRKPKRYMSSNSDENLDDNPVNAVEDELKDVEESIQKPVELFSSDDVSGQALYKFQTPSRKDAMTKKAHLCRTPINDVVLPIAKVVLEKIDVYLSNKEQPKTSKKDQKISKIPVIQRKYESGLTSSESESISESSDYHPFEDTEETTDSEDVVSSNDEKDQMKTRNQKQKFISQSHLLNTPKRVTRKNKPSIIHKDFHMQTDEYFATQSEKVVTSDRTLEHLRNSRLTKEKLEKLLANQSHVSLQHKKNIYSVTNNYSTLFPMWYFIMEQGYTVLLYGLGSKRCLINDFYKSISYHPSLVVNGFFPSLTIKDILDGIIIDLLELNCPSNTTECIDLIEKTLRKNPKDRLYLLIHNIDGMMLRSNKAQDLLSCLANIPNICVLASVDHINAPLLWDHTKHSKFKFFWWDTTTFLSYQEETSYESSLLVKQSGVLALSSLHNVFLSLTSNAKSIYLLLVKNQLSNSNNVNFTGMAFKDLYRAAREGFLVSSDLALRAQLTEFIDHKLVKIKRNIDSIEHLIIPLSSGLLKQFLEEHDT from the exons ATGTCTACCGAAAATTTACGACGATCTTCACGACTAAAAG taAGAAAACCTAAAAGGTATATGTCATCCAATTCAGATGAAAATTTGGATGATAATCCAGTAAATGCAGTAGAAGATGAACTCAAAGATGTAGAAGAGAGTATACAAAAGCCAGTTG aattattttcaagTGATGATGTAAGTGGACAAGCATTATATAAATTCCAAACACCTAGTAGAAAAGATGCTATGACAAAGAAGGCACATTTATGTCGTACACCTATTAATGATGTTGTATTACCCATTGCTAAAGTTGTTCTTGAAAAGATAGATGTTTATCTATCTAATAAAGAACAACCAAAAACATCAAAGAAAGAccagaaaatttcaaaaa taCCTGTTAttcaaagaaaatatgaatctGGATTAACATCAAGTGAAAGTGAGAGTATATCTGAATCTAGTGATTACCATCCATTTGAAGATACTGAAGAAACAACTGATAGTGAGGATGTAGTATCTAGTAATGATGAAAAAGATCAGATGAAAACAAGGAACCAAAAGCAAAAATTTATATCACAGTCACATTTATTGAATACACCAAAAAGAGTAACTAGAAAAAATAAACCTTCAATTATTCATAAAGATTTT CATATGCAAACTGATGAATACTTCGCAACACAATCAGAAAAGGTAGTTACATCCGATCGGACGTTAGAACATCTACGTAATTCTCgtttaacaaaagaaaaattggaaaagttGTTAGCAAATCAAAGTCATGTGTCTTTACaacataaaaagaatatttattcagTAACTAATAACTACTCTACGCTGTTTCCTATGTGGTATTTTATTATGGA GCAAGGCTATACTGTATTGCTTTATGGCTTAGGTTCAAAAAGATGTTTAAtcaatgatttttataaaagtatatcttATCATCCATCACTAGTAGTAAACGGATTCTTTCCTAGTTTAACTATAAAAGAT ATACTTGATGGTataattattgatttattGGAGTTAAATTGTCCTAGCAATACAACTGAATGTATTGATCTTATTGAAAAAACTTTAAGGAAAAACCCAAAAGACagattgtatttattaatacataatatagaTGGTATGATGCTACGTTCAAATAAAGCTCAAGATTTACTATCTTGTCTTGCAAATATACCAAATATTTGTGTTTTAGCATCAGTTGATCACATTAATGCCCCGCTAT TATGGGACCATACAAAACACTCCAAATTCAAGTTTTTTTGGTGGGACACAACAACATTTCTATCTTATCAAGAAGAAACATCTTATGAAAGTTCGCTCTTGGTTAAGCAAAGTGGTGTTCTTGCTTTATCATCTCTTCATAATGTTTTCCTTTCTCTAACTTCAAATGCTAAGTCAATCTATCTATTGCTTGTAAAGAATCAGCTAAGCAACAgtaataatgttaattttactg gAATGGCATTTAAAGATCTCTATCGAGCTGCTCGTGAAGGATTTCTTGTAAGCTCAGATTTAGCATTAAGAGCACAATTAACTGAGTTTATAGATCACAAGTTAGTTAAAATAAAGCGCAACATTGATAGCATTGAACATCTTATCATTCCATTAAGTTCTGGACTTCTAAAGCAGTTTCTAGAAGAACACGATACATGA
- the Orc2 gene encoding origin recognition complex subunit 2 isoform X2 — protein MSTENLRRSSRLKVRKPKRYMSSNSDENLDDNPVNAVEDELKDVEESIQKPVELFSSDDVSGQALYKFQTPSRKDAMTKKAHLCRTPINDVVLPIAKVVLEKIDVYLSNKEQPKTSKKDQKISKIPVIQRKYESGLTSSESESISESSDYHPFEDTEETTDSEDVVSSNDEKDQMKTRNQKQKFISQSHLLNTPKRVTRKNKPSIIHKDFHMQTDEYFATQSEKVVTSDRTLEHLRNSRLTKEKLEKLLANQSHVSLQHKKNIYSVTNNYSTLFPMWYFIMEQGYTVLLYGLGSKRCLINDFYKSISYHPSLVVNGFFPSLTIKDILDGIIIDLLELNCPSNTTECIDLIEKTLRKNPKDRLYLLIHNIDASVDHINAPLLWDHTKHSKFKFFWWDTTTFLSYQEETSYESSLLVKQSGVLALSSLHNVFLSLTSNAKSIYLLLVKNQLSNSNNVNFTGMAFKDLYRAAREGFLVSSDLALRAQLTEFIDHKLVKIKRNIDSIEHLIIPLSSGLLKQFLEEHDT, from the exons ATGTCTACCGAAAATTTACGACGATCTTCACGACTAAAAG taAGAAAACCTAAAAGGTATATGTCATCCAATTCAGATGAAAATTTGGATGATAATCCAGTAAATGCAGTAGAAGATGAACTCAAAGATGTAGAAGAGAGTATACAAAAGCCAGTTG aattattttcaagTGATGATGTAAGTGGACAAGCATTATATAAATTCCAAACACCTAGTAGAAAAGATGCTATGACAAAGAAGGCACATTTATGTCGTACACCTATTAATGATGTTGTATTACCCATTGCTAAAGTTGTTCTTGAAAAGATAGATGTTTATCTATCTAATAAAGAACAACCAAAAACATCAAAGAAAGAccagaaaatttcaaaaa taCCTGTTAttcaaagaaaatatgaatctGGATTAACATCAAGTGAAAGTGAGAGTATATCTGAATCTAGTGATTACCATCCATTTGAAGATACTGAAGAAACAACTGATAGTGAGGATGTAGTATCTAGTAATGATGAAAAAGATCAGATGAAAACAAGGAACCAAAAGCAAAAATTTATATCACAGTCACATTTATTGAATACACCAAAAAGAGTAACTAGAAAAAATAAACCTTCAATTATTCATAAAGATTTT CATATGCAAACTGATGAATACTTCGCAACACAATCAGAAAAGGTAGTTACATCCGATCGGACGTTAGAACATCTACGTAATTCTCgtttaacaaaagaaaaattggaaaagttGTTAGCAAATCAAAGTCATGTGTCTTTACaacataaaaagaatatttattcagTAACTAATAACTACTCTACGCTGTTTCCTATGTGGTATTTTATTATGGA GCAAGGCTATACTGTATTGCTTTATGGCTTAGGTTCAAAAAGATGTTTAAtcaatgatttttataaaagtatatcttATCATCCATCACTAGTAGTAAACGGATTCTTTCCTAGTTTAACTATAAAAGAT ATACTTGATGGTataattattgatttattGGAGTTAAATTGTCCTAGCAATACAACTGAATGTATTGATCTTATTGAAAAAACTTTAAGGAAAAACCCAAAAGACagattgtatttattaatacataatatagaTG CATCAGTTGATCACATTAATGCCCCGCTAT TATGGGACCATACAAAACACTCCAAATTCAAGTTTTTTTGGTGGGACACAACAACATTTCTATCTTATCAAGAAGAAACATCTTATGAAAGTTCGCTCTTGGTTAAGCAAAGTGGTGTTCTTGCTTTATCATCTCTTCATAATGTTTTCCTTTCTCTAACTTCAAATGCTAAGTCAATCTATCTATTGCTTGTAAAGAATCAGCTAAGCAACAgtaataatgttaattttactg gAATGGCATTTAAAGATCTCTATCGAGCTGCTCGTGAAGGATTTCTTGTAAGCTCAGATTTAGCATTAAGAGCACAATTAACTGAGTTTATAGATCACAAGTTAGTTAAAATAAAGCGCAACATTGATAGCATTGAACATCTTATCATTCCATTAAGTTCTGGACTTCTAAAGCAGTTTCTAGAAGAACACGATACATGA
- the LOC139991160 gene encoding uncharacterized protein, whose protein sequence is MVLSNMTDLDVDDSLTKLNTQLNKSMVLMDATESEIPQSKSNKSITINPNIQPASPHVNSPIVKKSILKKAEKKNVIEAEQHIENNKETRDEISSNRASMNVTSTRPRTISDLVQQEDLIMETTNTTLSLDDLSDSEDIWIMDIPGTIDPNELKGQMLIFGEKSKFKIKEEKYCAVSHKVKCNVTCVLHTGKVKSRYKTVNMKPAGTITFRRKLSSILKTKPMQMEKCSVPFPKNLRTRHPLFGVNYKGNVEKV, encoded by the exons atggtTTTATCGAATATGACTGATTTAGATGTGGATGATTCTTTAACTAAGTTAAATACTCAGTTAAATAAAAGCATGGTCCTAATGGATGCCACAGAATCTGAAATACCTCAGTCAAAGAGTAATAAATCTATAACGATCAACCCAAACATTCAACCTGCCAGTCCACATGTTAATTCACCTATAGTTAAGAAAAGCATTTTGAAAAAAGCtgagaaaaaaaatgtaatagaGGCGGAACAACatatagaaaataacaaagaaacaaGAGATGAAATAAGTAGCAACAGAGCATCAATGAATGTAACATCTACAAGACCACGtact atcaGTGATTTAGTACAACAAGAAGACTTAATTATGGAAACTACAAATACTACATTGAGTTTAGATGATCTATCTGATAGCGAGGATATATGGATCATGGATATTCCTGGAACA ATAGATCCAAATGAACTTAAAGGTCAGATGTTAATATTTGGAGAgaaatctaaatttaaaattaaagaggAAAAATACTGTGCAGTGAGTCATAAAGTTAAATGTAATGTTACATGTGTACTTCATACTGGTAAAGTAAAATCGCGCTATAAAACtg TCAATATGAAGCCAGCAGGTACAATTACCTTCAGACGAAAACTTTcaagtattttaaaaactaAACCAATGCAAATGGAAAAATGCAGTGTACCATTCCCAAAAAATTTGAGAACTCGGCATCCATTATTTGGTGTCAATTACAAAGGTAATGTTGAAAAAGTGTAA